The region GCACAGCTTCCGGCTCATGCAACCACCGACGAGCGACTACTCGATCTACGACTGGTGTGCGCAGTTCGTCGAGGTGCGGGTGGACGAGGACTACGGCACGGTGCGGGTCAGCCGCATGGTGGGCGCCTTCGATTCCGGCCGCGTCTACAACCCCACGCTCACCGAGAGCCAGTGGAAGGGCGGCATGGTCATGGGCGTGGGGGAGGCACTCCTCGAATCCCTGAACGTCGACCGCCGGTTCGCCCGGATCGTGAACAACAACTTCGCCGAGTACATGGTTCCGGTGAACGCCGACATACCCGATATCCAGGTCATCTCGGTCGGTGAGCCGGACCCGCACGCGAGCGCCCTCGGCGGGAAGTCGGTCGGGGAGATCGGCGTCGTCGGCGTCGCACCGGCGATCGCCAACGCCGTGTTCCACGCCACCGGCAAGCGGGTCCGGGACCTGCCGATCACGATGGAGAAACTCCTGTAGGGCCGGCGGCGGCGCCCCGGGTGCGCCCGCCCGTCCGGATCCGGGTCAGCCGGACGTCGACGGTGGGGACCCGCGCCCGGGGTCGCGCGCGGGCTGCAGCCACCTCGCCAGGTTGCGGACGTAGTCCTTGAAGACCGCCAGGCGGGAGGGATCGGCCTTGATCTGCGTGCTCGGCGGCTCGCTGACGAACGACGGGCAGCCGCGGTCGATGTCCCAGTTGTAGTCGGCGAAGTGGTGGAAGCTGGACTCCGCGACGGCCCGGCCCATCGGGCTCCCGTCAGGTGTGCGTTCCGCGGCGAGGGGACCGCCAGGTTGAACCGGCGCCCGGTCGCCGTGCTGCGGCCCTGCGCGAGCGGCGCGGCGAAGGGAAGACCCGCGGGTACGGACACCGCGCCCTCGTGCGGATGGGCCGGGAACCATTCGATGCGTCCGCTCGCGGTCTGCGAGGTGCGTAGCAGCTCGAGGACTCAGAGCACCTCGAGGGGCATCGGGCGCCGGGGCGGCGGGAACACCCCGTCGAGGGCGGCGAGGTCCTCGGCGGTGAGCCGGATGTCCAGGGCGGCGGCGTTCTCCCGCACGTGCTCGGGGTTGCCCGAGCGCGGGATCGTGGTGACCCCGTCGTTGCGCAGGACCCAGGCGAGGGCGATCTGCGCGGGCGTCGCGTCGTGCCGGCGGGCGATCGCGGCGAGGATGGGCTCGTGGAGGAGGCGGCCCTGCTCCACCGGCGAGTAGGCCATCACCGGCAGGCGGTTCCGGCGCAGCCAGGGGATCAGGTCGTACTCCGGGCCGCGGCGGGTGAGGTTGTAGAGGATCTGGTCCGTGGAGACGGTGGTCCCGCCCGGCACGTTCACCAGCTCGGTCATGTCGTCGAAGTCGAAGTTGCTCACTCCCCAGTAGCGGATCGCCCCCGCGTCGATCAGCTCGGTGAACCCGGCGAGGGTCTCGGCGAGCGGGACGGTACTTCGCCAGTGCAGCAGGTAGAGGTCGATACGGTCCGTGCCGAGCCGGGCGAGGCTCTGCCGGCACGCCCGGATCGTTCCCGCCGCGGTGGCGTGGTTCGGCAGCACCTTGTCGACGAGGAACACCTCGTCGCGCCGGCCCGCGAGCGCTTCGCCGACCAGGATCTCCGACGCGCCCTGCCCGTACATCTCAGCGGTGTCGACGACGGTGAGGCCCAGGTCCAGCCCGGTGCGCAGGGCTGCGATCTCCGCGGCCCGCGTCGTCGGGTTCTCCCCGAGGTACCAGGTGCCCTGGCCCAGCGCGGCGATGCGCTCGCCGGACGGCAGCGCCACCATGCGGATACCCGTGCTCGCGGTCATCTCCACCTCCGGCCGGCGCCGGCGACATGGTCCTGCGCCCGCTGCCGGTACGTCACCCATCATGGTCCAGGCCCCGGACACCCGCCTCCACCTCCCGGGGCCCACCTGGGGACGTGGCTTCGCTCCGTTGGGCCGAGGCATGCGGACCGGCGTCGTCGGACCATCGGTGCGCGGCCCGCGCTCCGCGGCCGCGGGAGGGATGACCTCATGAGTACCGGCACCCACGGCACGCGAACCGACGGCGACCCGCCGACGGCGACCCGCCGGTGGCGTCCCGGAGCCAGCCGCTGCTGCACCAGCACGGGCCCGAGGTGCAGCCGTTCAACACGATGCGGCAGCTGCCCATCGCTGATCGACGAGGTCGCCGAGCGGATCCAGACCCTGGGCGGCGTGGCGGTCGGCGATCCCCGGCACGTCGCGGAGATCACCGAACTGCAACGGCCTCCGGACGGCGCCGAGGACGTGCCGTCGATGCTGTCCCGCCTGCTCGAGGGCCACGAGATCATCATCGGGGTGCTGCGGGAGGCCATCGAGAAGACCGACGAGAACGGCGACGCCGGCACCAACGACCTGCTGACCGGCACCGTCCTGCGCCGCCACGAGATGCACACGTGGTTCGTCGCCGAGCACCTCGTCGACGTACCGGTGGTGAGGGAGGACCCGCCACGGAGGTGACCGCGCAGTGGTGTGACCGCTCAATCCGTCGCGGCTCTCCGACCTCTCACAATGAGGGGGAAGCTGCCGGAGGTAACGGACGCTGCTGCGTCGTCGGGGCAATCGGATCGGGGTACATAGAGGAGAGACCCCACCCGCGGCACCAGCCCGCACCCCACCACCCCCGACACCGGCAGCCGCTGCACTCCGGCCGGCCATGGTGCCACCTGGTGCTGAGATGACCGGACGGCCGGGCCCGGTGTTGGGATCGGCCGTCCGGTCGGGTTGATCAGGCGGCGGGGGCGTCGTGCTCGCTGTCCTGGCCGGTCTCGTCGGCTCCCGGCTCGTCCTCCTGGTCCTCGTCCTCCTGGTCCTCGTCCTCGTTGTCCTCGGCGGCGGCGCGCGCGGCCTGTTCGGCTGCGCGTGCGGCTTGTTCGGCGGTGTAAGCGGCCTGGGTGGCGGCGCGGTGCTCGGCCTCGGCGGGGGTGATGTCGTAGCCGAGGGTGGTGAGCTGGTCCCACCACCACAGGGCGGCCTCGTGCTTGACGTGCCAGCCGCGCAGGCGTTCGGCGTGGTCGTCGATGCTCAGGACGGCGGTGGCGACGGCGCGCTGTTGGATGCGGGCCGGGGTCCACTGTTCGGGCTGGGGGCCCGGGCAGCAGCCGGTCGAGCAGCGCGCAGGTCGGGGGACGCTCATCGCGGCGAGGAAGCCGACCAGCCCGGCGGTGAGCCCGGCCGCCGCGACGGTCCCGCCGGACCCCGGCCGCGGCCCATCACCTCGCCGTACTGCAGCGACCGGCCGTACGACCAGTCCTGCAGCGCGTTGCTGCGCCTCACGATCCGGGTGTTGTACGGCCCTGACGAAGGGGCCGGTCCACATCCCGTCCGGGGTGCGCGCCGACGGCCCGGCGTCCGGCGGCTGTGGCGTCGCCGGCGCAACCTTGACACTCGGCCGTGGCGCAGCTCACACTCCGGCACACCCCCACCCGGCGCAGCACCTGGCGGGATCGGTCGTCCACGCGACGGTCGTGACCCGACGCGGCTGGGCCTCGACGATCCGTGGAGTGCCGTTGAGAACCGCCCGGAACCGCAGCTCCGCCCGAGCGGACCACGTCCTTCCCGCCGGCAGACCCTGCCGAAGGTAGTACGCCACCAAGAGAACCCACCGGGAGAACAGGCATGTCCAACGCGCACAAGAACGCTCGAGGGACCGGGGTCGGACCGGGCACCGATTTCGACGCGGTCGTCGTGGGGGCCGGGTTCTCGGGGCTGTACATGCTCCACCGCCTGCGCGACGGGCTCGGACTCTCGGCGCGCGTCTTCGAAGCGGCGGACGACGTCGGCGGCACCTGGTACTGGAACCGCTATCCCGGCGCGCGGTGCGACTCGGAGAGCTACTTCTACAGCTTCTCCGACCGCTTGTCCGAGGACCTCCTCCAGGAGTGGAGCTGGAGCGAGCGCTTCGCCGCCCAGCCGGAGATCCTGCGGTACCTGCAGCACGTCACTGACCGGTTCGACCTCCGGCGCGACATCCAGTTCGGCACCCGGGTCACCGCCGCGGACTACGACGAGGCAACCAACCGTTGGGCGATCAGTACCGACGACGGAGGCTGGGTGACGGCGAAGTTCCTCATCACGGCCGTCGGCTGTCTGTCCGCGGTCAACACGCCCGACTTCGAGGGACGCGACAGCTTCCAGGGCGAGCAGTACCACACCGCGCGCTGGCCCCATGAAGGAGTCGACTTCACCGACAAGCGCGTCGCGGTGATCGGCACCGGGGCGACCGCGGTCCAGGCCATCCCGGAGGTCGCCGAGCAGGCGGCCCACGTGTACGTGCTGCAGCGCACCCCGAACTACGACATCGCGGGGCGCAACGGGCCGCTGACCGACGAGTACGTTCGCCAGACCAAGGCCACCTACAAGGACATCTGGCAGCGGACGCGGGAGACGAGCTTCGGCTTCCCCTACGACGCCCCGGACCGCACCGCGCTCTCGGTGTCGGAGGAGGAGCGGCAGCGCATCTACGAGACGGCGTGGGCGCAGGGCGGCTTCCGCATCGGCCTCACCTTCAACGACCTCCTGATCGATTCGGAGGCCAACGAGACGGCCTCCGAGTTCCTCCGCAACCAGATCCGCGCGCGGGTGCACGACCCGGAGGTCGCCGAACTCCTCGCGCCGAAGGACCACCCCTTCTTCACGAAGCGGCCGCCCCTCGAGAACGGCTACTACGAGACCTTCAACCGGGACAACGTGACGCTGGTCGACGTGCGGCGCTCACCGATCGAGGAGATCACCCCGACGGGTGTGCGGACGAGGGACGGGGAGTACGAGGTCGACACCATCGTGTTCGCGACCGGGTTCGACGCCATGACCGGCACGCTCTTCAAGATGGGCATCTCCGGACGGGGCGGCGTCACCCTGCAGGAGAAGTGGGCCGAGGGGCCGCGGACCTACCTCGGCGTCGCGACCCACGGCTTCCCGAACATGTTCATGATCACCGGTCCGCAGAGCCCGTCGGTGCTGAGCAACATGCCGGTCTCCATCGAGCAGCACGTCGACTGGATCGCCGACTGCATCGAGTACATGCGCGAGCACAAGCTCGACAAGATCGAGCCGCTGCCCGAGGCCGAGGACGACTGGGTCGAGCACCACAACGCGGTGACCCAGGCGACGCTCCTGCCGATGGCGAACTCGTGGTGGGTCGGCGCGAACATCCCGGGGAAGCCGCGCAACCTCTACCCGTACGTCGGCGGTGTCGGGAACTACCGGAAGATCTGCGAGGAGGTCGCGGCACACGGCTACGACGGGTTCGGGATGGCCAAGTACGGGAAGTCGTCGGTGACCGGGACGCGTCCGGCCAGTCGCTTCCCGGTCAGGACCGCGCGCGCGGTGATCGGCTGAGGCGGATACGCCGTGCCACTCCACCCGGAGGCCCAGCAACTGCTCGCCGCGCTCGACGAAGCCGGCCTGCCGAGTGAATCGGAAGTATGCCGAACGCTGTAAGCCGCGGGGTTCAAGGGCGAGCCCAGATGTCCTGCACTAGCGGCCTGGACTCGGTCGATGGTGTCTCGGGTCAGGCGCGCCCGTCCACATCAGTCCGATCGGGCTGACCACCGCTTCGCAGCCCGTCGCCTCCCGCCTTGTCAAGCCGCTCGGCGAGCAGCTCCCGGACCACATCGAGGGGTTCGATCTCGATGAGGCCGGCGTCAACGTCCGCCCGGTATCGCCGCACCACCCGTGCCCATCGCCAGGCACGCCCCACGAACGCGAGCACCCGGTCGTCCTGGAGCCCACCCCATTGGCTGGCCCGTCGGTCAACCCCGTCATCATCGGCCGCTGGCGAAGTAGACACCTTCGGCGAAGCTACGTTCAGCCGTCACAGGCGCACCACTGACATATCGCCAAGCTATCGCGAATGCCGATACGAAGATTATGACAGTCGCGCTCGGGCAACCCCCGGCCCGCGGCCGCTCATCGAGTGCGAGAGCAGGGACGCGCCGGCCCGCAGCGAGTGCGCGGAGTACCGCCCGCCCTCCGGGCCGGCCCGGGCGGTGGCGGCCTGGACCAGGTCGTTGACCGACCCCGGGTGCAGCGGCCGGTCGAGCGCCCGGTTGCCTTTGCTGATCTTGCCGGTGTCGTGGGGCAGAACCCCGTTGCCGCGGTCTCGATTGCAGGCAGCCCCTGACTCCGGCTACGGCGACCGCCCGCACCGGCCCTGATGGGCCCGGCTGCTGGCGAACCCCCTCCAGGAGCCGGGCGCTGCCCGGACCCGGCCTCGCTCGGAGAAGGGGGCAAAAGACACCTGCAGCCCAGAACAACCTGCACAGGTCCCAGGAGAAGAAGCAGCACCGTCGTCGACTGGCGAATCAAGGGGTCGCAGGTTCAAATCCTGTCGTCCCGATGCAAGGCCCGGAGGCCTCTACCGTTCGACGGGGTACCGGCCTCCAGCGTTTCTACCAGCAAATCTGCTGGATCAATGATCGACGTTTGGCGGTCCAGGCGCTCGGGGCCAGCCTGCTGATCGGCCATCACCGGCTCAGGAATCAATGGACACCTTTGCCGGCATAGCCGGCCATGGCCACCGGACAGAGCGCTCCCGGCGACATCATCGGATCCTCCGCCTGTCTGCACGGTGTGTTCGATCTGGTTCATCCAGCCCCTCGCCGGCCGACCTTCCGCACCTCACCCGGTGGCGGCCGGCGTGAGAGCGACGTCGAACTCCACCTCGACCTCGTCCCTCAGCTTCAGCGCGCCGAAGAACGCCGAGTACGGCTTGATGCCCCAACGTGACTGAACGACGGTCGTTCCGCCGCGGGCCCGGCTGTCGGTCACGTGGCCGCGCACCGTGACGGGCTGCGTGGAACCGGCGATGGTGAGATCACCGTCGATCGTGAACGCCTCCGGAGAACCGGCGATCCGTGTCGACCGGAAGGTGATCATCGGGTGTTGCGCGGCGTCGAGGGCCTTGCGAAGGTTCTTCTTGATGTCCGCGCGATCGGTGTCGGTGAGCGGCTTGACGCCGCCGGACGCTTCCTTGATCTCCAAGGAATCGACGTCGACTTCAGCCGTCACCGACGAGTGGGCCAGGTCATCGGCGTTCACCACGGTGGTACCGCGCCATCGAGTGGGCTCGAGGGTGAGGTCGTGGCCCACCTTGGCGCCCACTCCGGTGCGCGTCGTCTTCACCAGGATCGAGCCGATCTCAGGTCCCAGCGCGTAGGTGCCATCAGCTACGCCCATGACCCCGAGGTTAGTCGCCGGCGAGCCCGATCGCGCGGGGTGGCGGTCATCGTGGGTGTCGCACGAGGGGCACATCTGTGAGGGGTCACGGCCCGGCGGCCGAGCGCGGACAGGCTTCTGATCAAGCCGGCCGATGGACCAGGCCGACGGCGGCATCACCGACGACAAGTCCTTCCCAGCAGCACGCCGACGGAGCCGGATCG is a window of Pseudonocardia sp. T1-2H DNA encoding:
- a CDS encoding Dps family protein gives rise to the protein MSTGTHGTRTDGDPPTATRRWRPGASRCCTSTGPRCSRSTRCGSCPSLIDEVAERIQTLGGVAVGDPRHVAEITELQRPPDGAEDVPSMLSRLLEGHEIIIGVLREAIEKTDENGDAGTNDLLTGTVLRRHEMHTWFVAEHLVDVPVVREDPPRR
- a CDS encoding aldo/keto reductase, which encodes MTASTGIRMVALPSGERIAALGQGTWYLGENPTTRAAEIAALRTGLDLGLTVVDTAEMYGQGASEILVGEALAGRRDEVFLVDKVLPNHATAAGTIRACRQSLARLGTDRIDLYLLHWRSTVPLAETLAGFTELIDAGAIRYWGVSNFDFDDMTELVNVPGGTTVSTDQILYNLTRRGPEYDLIPWLRRNRLPVMAYSPVEQGRLLHEPILAAIARRHDATPAQIALAWVLRNDGVTTIPRSGNPEHVRENAAALDIRLTAEDLAALDGVFPPPRRPMPLEVL
- a CDS encoding YceI family protein, with amino-acid sequence MPPSAWSIGRLDQKPVRARPPGRDPSQMCPSCDTHDDRHPARSGSPATNLGVMGVADGTYALGPEIGSILVKTTRTGVGAKVGHDLTLEPTRWRGTTVVNADDLAHSSVTAEVDVDSLEIKEASGGVKPLTDTDRADIKKNLRKALDAAQHPMITFRSTRIAGSPEAFTIDGDLTIAGSTQPVTVRGHVTDSRARGGTTVVQSRWGIKPYSAFFGALKLRDEVEVEFDVALTPAATG
- a CDS encoding flavin-containing monooxygenase translates to MSNAHKNARGTGVGPGTDFDAVVVGAGFSGLYMLHRLRDGLGLSARVFEAADDVGGTWYWNRYPGARCDSESYFYSFSDRLSEDLLQEWSWSERFAAQPEILRYLQHVTDRFDLRRDIQFGTRVTAADYDEATNRWAISTDDGGWVTAKFLITAVGCLSAVNTPDFEGRDSFQGEQYHTARWPHEGVDFTDKRVAVIGTGATAVQAIPEVAEQAAHVYVLQRTPNYDIAGRNGPLTDEYVRQTKATYKDIWQRTRETSFGFPYDAPDRTALSVSEEERQRIYETAWAQGGFRIGLTFNDLLIDSEANETASEFLRNQIRARVHDPEVAELLAPKDHPFFTKRPPLENGYYETFNRDNVTLVDVRRSPIEEITPTGVRTRDGEYEVDTIVFATGFDAMTGTLFKMGISGRGGVTLQEKWAEGPRTYLGVATHGFPNMFMITGPQSPSVLSNMPVSIEQHVDWIADCIEYMREHKLDKIEPLPEAEDDWVEHHNAVTQATLLPMANSWWVGANIPGKPRNLYPYVGGVGNYRKICEEVAAHGYDGFGMAKYGKSSVTGTRPASRFPVRTARAVIG